DNA sequence from the Acidobacteriota bacterium genome:
GCGCTGTCTCGCCGGCACCGACGATCAGAATGCGCAGATCGCCCAGCCGATCGAAGATGACTCTCGCCAGCTCCACGGTGGCGTAGCCGAGGGAGACGGCGCCGGTTCCGATCGCCGTTTCGGACCGCGCCCGGGCGCCGGCGCGGGCGGCGTAGCGCTGGAGCTTCTGGAGCAGCGGTCCGGCGGCGCCGATGGACTCGGCCAAACCGGCGGCGGTCTTCACCTGGCCGAGGATCTCCGGTTCGCCGAGCACCATCGATTCCAGCCCGCTCGCCACCCGCAGCAGGTGACGGGCCGCCTGGTCGCCCCGCTGGACATAGAGATGGCCCAGTTCTTCAAGCTGTGCCTCGCGCTTCACAAACACCACCTCGGCGGCGGTCCGGTAGGCGGAATCGTAGCCCTGGGCGACAACGTAGACCTCCGTACGGTTGCAGGTGGAGAGCAGGTAGGCCTCGGCGATTTCCTCGCGAGCGAGCAGGTGGACCAGGGTTCTTTCGGCCTCGTCGGCGCCGTAGCTGACCTTTTCGCGCAGTTCGATGGGCGCGTTGCGGTGGTCGGTGCCGACCAGCAGGATGGGGAGGGAAGAAGCCACCGTGCGAGATCCCTAAAGAGTGCCGTGGAAGTCCGACAGGAACAGCCGAACGGCGAGGAGCGACGACAGGATAGCGACAAACCCGATGAGACTGCCGATGGCGGTCTGGCGACCCTGCCAGCGGCCCAATCGGCGCAGCAACAGCACGACCCCGTAGAACGCCCAGGTGGCGATGGTGGTGAGGATCTGCGGATCCTGGATCCAGCTCACCTGAAGGCGCTGCTCGGCCCAGAACACGCCCAGACCGACGGCGCCGGTGAAGGCCATGAAGCCCACCGCCAGGGCGCCGGCCATCATCGTCTCCAGCACTTCGAGGGGCGGCAGCTTGCCGAAGAAAGTGGAGAAGCGGCCGATTTTGAGTTCTCGGTACAGACGCAGAAAGAGAAAGCCATAGCCGGCGGCGACGACGAAGGCGGCGTAGCCCAGGAGCGCCAGGGAGACATGGGTGGCGAAGAGCGGATTGTGGAACAGCTCGCGATCCGGCGGCGCCGGATCCCGCAAGAGCGAGGCGAGAAGCTGGAACAGGAAGGCCAGGGACACCAGCCAGAAGCCCGTCGACCGCTCGCGTCCGCGCCACTCGACAAACAGGTACACCGCCGCCACCGCGAAGGCGATGATCGACAGCACCTGTGCCACGGTGACCGCCGGCAGTTGCCGCCAGCGCAGGGTCACCACGATCAAGGTCACCAGGTGCAGACCCACGGTGGCGCGCAGCGCCGGTGCCGCCAGGGCCTCGAATCTCCGATCGGCGGAGAAGAAGAGGTCGCCGTAGGTCGCCGCGGCGAGCAGATAGGCCACCGGCAGGAGAACGGTCGAGGCGTCGAGGAACAGGTTCAGAGTCGGCTCCTAGTGTCCCCCCCAGAAGGTGCCGGTAGGGGACCTCAAGGCCGGACATGTCGGCCCTGCTGGCATGCTAGCAGGTTGCTGAAAAAGGCCTTCGGCCTATTGTTTCGGTTTCCCTGCTAGCTGGCTCTCTTGGGGGCTGAGCGCCCCCTCGTCCGAAAGAAAGTACTGACTTTCGGGCTCACCCCGTCCTCGGCGCCTCCGGCGCCGCCTCGCTCCGGGGACGCCCAGCCTTCGGGCTCGGAGCAGGCTGTCGAAAAGGTAGCCTAGGTTTTCAGCAACCTGCTAGCATCCGCGTTTCGCGAAAAGTGGTTGAGTCTTCCGAGGAGATCCATGGCCAACGTCGTCATCATCGGCATGCAGTGGGGGGACGAAGGGAAGGGCAAGATCGTCGATCTGATCTGCCCGGCCTTCGATACGGTGGCCCGCTTCCAGGGCGGCCACAACGCCGGCCACACGGTGAAGTTCGGGGATCAGCACTTCTCTCTGCACCTGATTCCCTCGGGCATCCTGCATGCGGACACCCGCTGCGTCCTCGGCAGCGGCATGGTCATCGCCCCGGACGCCTTCTTCAGCGAGCTGGAAAAACTGCGCGCCGGTGGCATCGAGGATGCCGGCCGTTTGTTTCTGTCGAATCGCGCGACGGCCCTCTTGCCCTGCCACGCGCGCCTCGATCAGGCGCGCGAGCGGGCGCGCGGCGAACGGGCCATCGGCACCACCTCGCGCGGCATCGGTCCCGCCTACGAGAGCCGGGCCGGTCGCTATGGCCTACGGCTGATCGATCTGCTGGCGCCGGATCTCGAAGACCTCCTCGGCTTGCTGCTGGATCGGGTGGACGGGCAACTGGCGGACCTGGGAGATACGGCGAAGTCCGACGCTTCGGCGTTGCTCGATCAATGCCGGAGTTGGGGAGAGCGGCTGGCCCCTCGCCTCGCAGATACGGAGCAACTCCTCGGGGATTGGCTGGCTGCGGGCTCGTCCGTGCTCTTCGAAGGGGCGCAGGGCACCCTGCTCGATCTGGCCCACGGCACCTATCCGTTCGTCACCAGTTCGAGCTGCACCACCGGCGCTGCGGCCACCGGCGCCGGGGTCGCGCCGACCGCCCTCAACGGCGCTATCGGCGTGCTCAAGGCCTACACCACCCGCGTCGGCGCGGGTCCCTTCGTGACGGAACTCCATGACGACTCCGGCGAGTTCCTGCGCTCCCGGGGCAACGAATTCGGCACCACCACCGGTCGCCCTCGGCGCTGCGGTTGGCTGGATCTGGTGGCTGGCCGCTACAGCCGGATGCTCAACGGCATCGAGTCCATCGCCCTGACCAAGCTCGACGTGCTCGACGATCTCGACGAGATCAAGGTGTGCACCGCCTACCGGATCGACGGCGAGCAACGGCGAGGTTTCCCGTCCGGGCAGCGCGACCTGGAGAGGGCCGAACCGGTGTACCGCAGCTTCCCGGGATGGCGGCAGAGAACCGTCGGCATTCTGTGCCGCGAAGATCTGCCCGCCGCGGCGCAGGAGTACATCGCCTTCATCGAGGAAGATCTCAATGCCCGCGTCGATCTCATCTCCACCGGCCCCCGCCGGGAAGAGACCATCGTCGACCAGCAGGGCAGGCTCGCCGGCTGGTTCGGCGAGGGCCTGGCGGCCGTTCTCGCTCAGCGCACCGTCGGCGAATAAGCCTCCGTTTTCCCTTCGAGCTGTCGAATTTTCAACCAATTGGGATTTTATGATTGGACCGATAGAAGAATTGACACTTGGATCTAAATTCGATAGGAAGAGAGTCCTGATTTTTCGCTCGATGGTCTGCCAAGGAGGAGACCTGAAGGACAAGGAGCGATTTTATGATCCGAAGTTCGCCGTCAGTACCGGCGCCGCCCTCGCCAACGGGCGCCGCGCCGGAACGTGTAGATCCCTTCGACGTTGCCCCCCGGGCCGTCAGCCGGGAAGTCTTGGCCGATCTGAGGCGTGCCGGGGGCTTCGAACCGGTTTCGGCCAGCCCTCTGGCGTCCTTCGCCGCTGGCGGAGGAGGGCTACCCGTCTCCGATGCGAGTCCGGCCGAGGATCTCGCCGATCAAGACTTTTTGGCCTCGCTACACCTGCTCGCGAATCCCGAGTTGCGCCTGCGGGTGGGGCTCGCTTCGCCCGGAGCAGTGGCGCGCGAGGGCGGCCCATCGATTCGGCTGGCCCATCTCTATGTCCGCGGGTCCCGGGTGGTGCGCTGTGAAGAAAGTGCCGACCGGGTGTGGATCGGTCCGCCCTTGCGGTTGAACGATCTGGTCGAAACCCTCAAGGAACTCCTCTCGAGCCGTCCCTT
Encoded proteins:
- a CDS encoding adenylosuccinate synthase, with product MANVVIIGMQWGDEGKGKIVDLICPAFDTVARFQGGHNAGHTVKFGDQHFSLHLIPSGILHADTRCVLGSGMVIAPDAFFSELEKLRAGGIEDAGRLFLSNRATALLPCHARLDQARERARGERAIGTTSRGIGPAYESRAGRYGLRLIDLLAPDLEDLLGLLLDRVDGQLADLGDTAKSDASALLDQCRSWGERLAPRLADTEQLLGDWLAAGSSVLFEGAQGTLLDLAHGTYPFVTSSSCTTGAAATGAGVAPTALNGAIGVLKAYTTRVGAGPFVTELHDDSGEFLRSRGNEFGTTTGRPRRCGWLDLVAGRYSRMLNGIESIALTKLDVLDDLDEIKVCTAYRIDGEQRRGFPSGQRDLERAEPVYRSFPGWRQRTVGILCREDLPAAAQEYIAFIEEDLNARVDLISTGPRREETIVDQQGRLAGWFGEGLAAVLAQRTVGE
- the ccsA gene encoding cytochrome c biogenesis protein CcsA; this encodes MAYLLAAATYGDLFFSADRRFEALAAPALRATVGLHLVTLIVVTLRWRQLPAVTVAQVLSIIAFAVAAVYLFVEWRGRERSTGFWLVSLAFLFQLLASLLRDPAPPDRELFHNPLFATHVSLALLGYAAFVVAAGYGFLFLRLYRELKIGRFSTFFGKLPPLEVLETMMAGALAVGFMAFTGAVGLGVFWAEQRLQVSWIQDPQILTTIATWAFYGVVLLLRRLGRWQGRQTAIGSLIGFVAILSSLLAVRLFLSDFHGTL